A genomic segment from Geitlerinema sp. PCC 7407 encodes:
- a CDS encoding RidA family protein produces the protein MTRKIIQTDQAPAPVGPYNQAIAARGSMLFVAGQIPLNPATGELVGGDDVAQQTEQALRNLEAIVKAGGATLQDVVKTSVFLTDLNDFAAMNEVYARFFGEEQAPARACVEVSRLPKGVRVEIECIAVLPE, from the coding sequence ATGACTCGAAAAATTATTCAGACTGATCAAGCCCCTGCCCCCGTCGGCCCCTACAACCAGGCGATCGCGGCTCGCGGTTCCATGCTGTTTGTGGCTGGCCAGATTCCTCTCAACCCCGCCACTGGCGAGCTGGTCGGTGGTGATGACGTGGCTCAGCAGACCGAGCAGGCGCTGCGCAATCTAGAGGCGATCGTCAAGGCAGGAGGCGCGACACTCCAAGATGTCGTGAAAACCAGCGTTTTCCTGACCGATCTGAACGATTTTGCCGCGATGAACGAAGTTTACGCGCGATTTTTTGGGGAAGAGCAGGCGCCTGCGCGGGCCTGCGTCGAAGTGTCTCGCTTACCCAAGGGCGTTCGCGTCGAAATCGAGTGCATCGCTGTGCTGCCTGAATAG
- a CDS encoding ABC transporter ATP-binding protein, whose translation MAQPPILRVEQLSKRFPRTPHPAINQVTLALPQGDLLALLGPSGCGKTTLLRMIAGFEQPDSGTIELAGQRVAGQGSHVAPEQRAIGMVFQDFALFPHLTVAQNVTFGLQKPKGGAVNPTEARDRAAEVIRLVGLEGFEARYPHELSGGQQQRVALARALAPRPALILLDEPFSNLDVYVRSHLRNEVRHILRETGTSGIFVTHDQEEALSISDWVAVIRQGCLEQFGPPELIYQEPVSRFVAEFVTQANFLPAQRRGEVWETEVGSFRCGAEAPEEKGTLMIRQEDLILEPCDDAPVVVRDRLFLGRELCYCLLSPSGRELHARTTAATQLAVGTRVQLSVASPSLRVFPAA comes from the coding sequence ATGGCCCAGCCTCCCATTCTCCGCGTCGAACAGCTTAGCAAGCGCTTTCCCCGGACTCCCCACCCCGCTATTAACCAGGTGACCTTAGCGCTACCCCAGGGAGATTTGCTGGCGCTGCTCGGGCCGTCAGGCTGTGGCAAAACGACTCTGCTCCGGATGATTGCCGGCTTTGAGCAACCCGATAGCGGCACCATCGAGCTCGCGGGCCAGCGAGTGGCGGGTCAGGGCAGCCACGTTGCGCCAGAGCAGCGGGCGATCGGCATGGTCTTCCAAGACTTCGCCCTCTTCCCTCACTTGACCGTGGCCCAGAATGTGACCTTTGGCCTCCAAAAACCCAAAGGCGGGGCCGTCAATCCGACCGAAGCGCGCGATCGCGCGGCGGAGGTGATTCGACTGGTCGGTCTCGAAGGCTTCGAGGCGCGCTACCCCCACGAGCTTTCGGGCGGCCAGCAGCAGCGGGTGGCCCTAGCCCGGGCGCTCGCGCCGCGGCCCGCCCTGATCCTGCTCGACGAACCCTTTAGCAACCTGGATGTCTATGTGCGATCGCACCTGCGCAACGAAGTGCGCCACATCCTGCGAGAAACCGGCACCTCTGGCATTTTTGTGACCCACGACCAGGAGGAGGCCCTCTCCATCTCCGACTGGGTGGCCGTGATTCGCCAAGGCTGCCTGGAGCAGTTTGGCCCGCCGGAGCTGATCTATCAGGAGCCGGTGTCTCGCTTTGTGGCGGAGTTCGTTACCCAGGCAAACTTTTTGCCGGCCCAGCGCCGAGGAGAAGTCTGGGAAACGGAGGTCGGCAGCTTTCGCTGTGGGGCCGAGGCGCCTGAGGAGAAGGGCACCCTCATGATCCGCCAAGAAGACCTCATTCTAGAGCCCTGCGACGATGCGCCGGTGGTCGTGCGCGATCGCCTTTTTCTGGGCCGCGAGCTTTGCTACTGCCTGCTGAGTCCCTCGGGCCGCGAGCTCCACGCCCGCACCACCGCCGCCACCCAGCTGGCCGTTGGCACCCGCGTCCAGCTCTCAGTCGCCAGCCCCAGCCTGCGCGTCTTTCCCGCCGCCTAG
- a CDS encoding winged helix-turn-helix domain-containing protein, translating into MPTTLSAEASLSQASLKLGRVLIVEDEELIRETIALALTDEGYEVVVAEDGRTALELTHQSMARANSDEDGIDLVILDLMLPYVNGLDLCRLIRREGNNVPILMLSAKGSETDRVVGLEVGADDYLTKPFGMRELIARCRALLRRHRHAQTRVQEPVLRFRDIVLYPQECRVTLSGESISLSPKEFRLLELFMSHPRRVWSREQLLERIWGPDFMGDSKTVDVHIRWLREKLEVDPSRPQYLLTVRGFGYRFG; encoded by the coding sequence ATGCCGACTACGCTATCAGCAGAAGCCAGCCTGTCCCAAGCAAGCCTTAAGCTCGGCCGGGTTCTAATTGTCGAGGATGAAGAATTAATCCGAGAAACGATCGCACTTGCCCTCACGGACGAAGGCTACGAAGTCGTGGTTGCAGAAGATGGTCGGACGGCGCTGGAGCTGACCCACCAGTCTATGGCGCGGGCGAACTCTGACGAGGATGGGATCGACTTGGTGATTTTGGATCTCATGTTGCCCTACGTAAATGGACTGGATCTGTGCCGACTGATCCGGCGCGAAGGCAATAATGTGCCCATCCTGATGCTGAGCGCCAAAGGCAGCGAGACCGATCGCGTGGTTGGCCTAGAGGTTGGGGCTGATGACTACCTCACCAAGCCCTTTGGGATGCGGGAGCTGATCGCTCGCTGCCGAGCCCTGCTCCGTCGCCATCGCCACGCCCAAACGCGGGTTCAAGAGCCGGTGCTGCGCTTTCGAGATATTGTGCTGTATCCCCAAGAGTGTCGTGTTACCCTTTCGGGAGAGTCTATTAGTTTGTCGCCCAAGGAATTCCGGCTGCTGGAGCTGTTTATGAGCCATCCTCGCCGGGTTTGGTCTCGAGAGCAGCTGCTAGAGCGGATCTGGGGACCAGATTTCATGGGTGATAGCAAGACGGTCGACGTCCATATTCGCTGGCTTCGCGAGAAGCTGGAGGTCGATCCGAGCCGCCCCCAGTACCTTTTGACAGTACGGGGCTTCGGATACCGTTTTGGCTAA
- a CDS encoding AEC family transporter: protein MTETLVHAYTPLLVWVSLGLLAFRFVPQSFPRLLGRGLYWVGVPLQILAFTRRTDFSQSIGWAPLMAIAALLLGLAFGWTGLRWSQHQRDRTQQSTADLADLADLAPALEPPRWLSEAPSQGSLLLSAMLGNTGFVGLTVLPEFVPDTQLGWLVFYNMTQNVLGTYGLGILLSCHFGGLSEAPSWPQKLRTMLSVPSLWAFTLGVATHSVKLPSVLETNLQRSLWFVIPCALLLMGMRLSQLNGLTSLRLALLPSAIKMFVLPAAIGGVATAAGLVQDARLSMVLMAGMPTAFAGLILAEEYSLDHELIASSIALTTPMLLLTLPLWLQLFG, encoded by the coding sequence ATGACAGAAACCCTTGTGCATGCCTATACGCCTTTGCTGGTTTGGGTCAGCTTAGGCCTGTTAGCTTTTCGGTTTGTCCCTCAATCCTTTCCCCGCCTGCTGGGCCGCGGCCTGTACTGGGTCGGAGTGCCCCTTCAGATTCTGGCGTTTACCCGCCGAACGGACTTCTCTCAGTCCATCGGCTGGGCGCCCCTGATGGCGATCGCCGCTCTGCTGCTGGGCCTAGCGTTTGGCTGGACGGGTTTGCGCTGGAGCCAGCATCAGCGCGATCGCACTCAGCAGAGTACCGCAGACTTGGCAGACCTAGCAGACCTAGCACCTGCCCTTGAGCCGCCCCGCTGGCTGAGCGAAGCGCCCAGCCAGGGCAGCCTGCTCCTCTCCGCCATGCTGGGCAACACCGGATTCGTGGGGCTCACCGTCCTGCCAGAGTTTGTTCCCGATACCCAGCTGGGCTGGCTCGTGTTCTACAACATGACTCAGAACGTTCTTGGGACCTACGGCCTTGGCATCCTGCTGTCCTGCCATTTTGGGGGACTCAGCGAAGCGCCCTCTTGGCCGCAAAAACTTCGGACCATGCTCAGCGTTCCCTCCCTCTGGGCCTTTACCCTTGGCGTCGCTACGCACTCCGTGAAACTACCTAGCGTGCTAGAAACAAATCTTCAGCGCAGCCTTTGGTTTGTGATTCCCTGTGCCCTGCTGCTGATGGGAATGCGCCTCAGCCAACTCAATGGTCTGACCAGTCTGCGTTTGGCTCTCTTACCCAGCGCCATCAAAATGTTTGTTTTGCCAGCAGCCATTGGAGGCGTGGCAACCGCAGCAGGCCTTGTGCAAGACGCTCGTCTGTCGATGGTGCTGATGGCTGGCATGCCAACGGCCTTTGCTGGACTCATCCTGGCAGAAGAGTACAGCCTTGATCATGAACTGATTGCCAGCAGCATCGCGCTAACCACGCCCATGCTGCTCCTGACGCTGCCTCTGTGGCTCCAGCTCTTTGGCTAG
- a CDS encoding NUDIX hydrolase: MAYRNPTPTVDIIIELIDRPHRPIVLVERQNPPLGWALPGGFIDYGESVEAAAQREAHEETGLWVELREQFQVYSDPGRDPRQHTLSVVLLATATGEPYAGDDAKTVGVFEFWRVPANLCFDHNRILRDYWQYRHHGLRPRLS, translated from the coding sequence GTGGCCTATCGCAATCCCACCCCCACCGTTGACATTATTATCGAACTCATCGATCGGCCTCATCGTCCGATTGTCTTGGTAGAGCGCCAAAATCCTCCCTTGGGCTGGGCGCTACCGGGGGGATTTATTGACTACGGTGAATCGGTGGAGGCTGCGGCTCAGCGGGAAGCCCACGAAGAGACGGGGCTGTGGGTTGAGCTGCGGGAGCAGTTTCAAGTCTATTCGGATCCGGGGCGCGATCCCCGCCAGCATACCCTGAGTGTTGTGCTGCTGGCGACGGCAACGGGGGAACCCTACGCCGGAGATGACGCCAAGACGGTGGGAGTCTTTGAGTTTTGGCGGGTTCCGGCGAACTTGTGCTTTGATCACAACCGAATTCTGCGGGACTACTGGCAGTATCGTCACCACGGCCTGCGCCCTCGCCTTTCCTAG
- a CDS encoding PAS domain-containing sensor histidine kinase, with protein sequence MGNGMVGLLGFVLGVAFSAVALVLWQFRFGRRLEQLLKEEHPQKPWTFLYFPSAWLRAIARQRQSQQALEQEIELYHRILHASPVGYLQVDEENQVTWSNPMARQLLEIQQSDYRRPRLLLELVRSYELDQLIEQTRNTQQLCRQEWNFHAINADPQHLFPPRSCALRGYGLPLHRGHVGVFLENRQEIALLTQQRDRWVSDVAHELKTPLTSIRLVAETLQYRIDPALRHWLDRLLNEVVRLSNLVQDVLDLSQLERGTLHCLSIKSVNLPDLIQSAWLNLEPLARQKQVKLEYTGVAHLLIQADESRLYRVLLNLLDNSIKYSPEGQTIRVCLTEIQEAEANPANSALSTRHRVHLEVIDAGPGFSEAALPYVFDRFFRVDQGRARPANLKGDRALDPQICGGNGLGLAIVRQIVAAHHGSVTASNHPETGGAWLQVTLPCISP encoded by the coding sequence ATGGGTAATGGGATGGTGGGACTGCTGGGGTTTGTGCTGGGCGTAGCCTTTAGTGCCGTGGCGTTGGTGCTATGGCAGTTTCGCTTTGGTCGACGCCTGGAACAGCTGCTGAAGGAAGAGCATCCTCAGAAACCATGGACGTTTCTGTATTTTCCGTCTGCTTGGCTGCGGGCGATCGCCCGTCAGCGGCAGTCCCAGCAAGCCCTAGAGCAAGAGATTGAGCTCTATCACCGCATCCTGCACGCTTCCCCGGTTGGCTATCTTCAAGTAGATGAAGAAAATCAGGTGACTTGGTCCAATCCGATGGCCCGGCAGCTGCTCGAAATCCAGCAGTCCGACTATCGCCGACCGCGTCTGCTGCTCGAACTGGTGCGCTCCTACGAACTCGATCAGCTGATTGAACAAACTCGAAACACTCAGCAGCTGTGTCGTCAGGAGTGGAATTTTCATGCCATTAACGCTGATCCCCAGCACTTATTCCCGCCGCGATCCTGTGCGCTCCGGGGGTATGGGCTGCCTCTGCACCGGGGACATGTGGGGGTCTTTTTAGAAAATCGCCAGGAAATTGCCCTGCTCACTCAGCAGCGCGATCGCTGGGTTTCAGATGTCGCCCACGAGCTCAAAACGCCCTTGACCTCGATTCGTCTCGTGGCCGAAACGCTTCAGTACCGAATTGATCCGGCCCTGCGCCACTGGCTCGATCGCCTGCTCAATGAAGTGGTGCGTCTGAGCAATCTGGTGCAGGACGTTCTTGACTTGAGTCAGCTCGAGCGCGGCACCCTGCACTGTCTGTCTATCAAGTCCGTTAACTTGCCGGACCTGATCCAATCGGCTTGGCTGAACCTAGAGCCTTTAGCCCGCCAAAAACAAGTAAAATTGGAGTATACGGGCGTTGCTCACCTCCTCATCCAAGCCGACGAGTCCCGCTTGTACCGAGTTTTGCTCAATCTTCTCGACAACAGTATCAAGTACAGTCCTGAGGGCCAGACCATTCGGGTTTGTCTGACCGAAATACAAGAGGCTGAGGCGAATCCAGCGAATTCTGCTCTTTCAACCAGACATCGAGTGCATCTAGAGGTTATTGACGCTGGTCCTGGCTTTTCGGAGGCTGCGCTGCCCTACGTGTTTGATCGCTTTTTTCGAGTGGATCAGGGCCGCGCGAGGCCTGCGAACCTCAAAGGCGATCGCGCCCTTGATCCCCAGATTTGTGGGGGAAACGGTCTTGGCCTGGCCATCGTCCGTCAGATTGTTGCAGCGCATCACGGCTCTGTCACTGCCAGCAACCATCCCGAAACCGGTGGCGCTTGGTTGCAAGTCACCCTGCCGTGCATCTCTCCATAA
- a CDS encoding RodZ domain-containing protein, translated as MRKNLPQFEQERAEKLSEIGGYLRQSREGRSLSLEEISAKTMIPVRTLRAIEGGDLKQLPEPVYVHGFIRRFADSLGLKGVDVAGEFPTTMAMTRSHRRFPWLGLRLTQPRPMHLYLLYIAVIVVAVNGLSRLIEDSAPATVNTANLYEEPLPVEKSGPVPDQVQQPSSAKAPSRPNGTDKVAPPRPASKPVASQPERSQRSVEVSLTFKEQSWVRIVTDGRMAFEGMMQEGAQRSWSADEQVVVRAGNAGGVLVALNGGEAKALGAPGDVEEVTFELNNPSAALPPTVLGSVTTTASVIRD; from the coding sequence ATGAGGAAGAATCTACCCCAATTTGAACAAGAGCGGGCGGAAAAGCTGTCTGAAATCGGAGGCTACCTGCGTCAATCTCGGGAAGGGCGATCGCTGTCGCTGGAGGAAATCTCCGCGAAGACGATGATTCCTGTGCGGACGCTCCGCGCGATCGAGGGTGGCGACCTCAAGCAGTTGCCTGAGCCGGTGTATGTTCATGGTTTTATTCGACGCTTTGCGGACTCTCTGGGGCTCAAAGGGGTAGATGTGGCGGGCGAGTTCCCCACGACGATGGCGATGACGCGATCGCACCGCCGTTTCCCTTGGCTCGGTCTGCGCTTGACCCAGCCCCGCCCGATGCACCTGTACTTGCTCTACATTGCGGTGATTGTCGTCGCCGTCAACGGCTTGTCCCGCCTGATCGAAGACTCTGCTCCAGCGACGGTCAACACGGCTAACCTGTATGAAGAGCCCCTGCCCGTTGAGAAATCTGGGCCTGTGCCTGATCAGGTGCAGCAGCCCTCCTCTGCTAAGGCTCCTAGCCGGCCTAACGGGACCGATAAGGTAGCCCCCCCTCGTCCAGCCTCTAAGCCAGTCGCTAGCCAGCCTGAGCGCTCTCAGCGATCGGTCGAAGTGAGTTTAACTTTCAAGGAGCAGTCCTGGGTGCGCATCGTGACGGATGGGCGCATGGCCTTCGAGGGCATGATGCAGGAAGGCGCTCAGCGCTCCTGGTCAGCGGATGAGCAGGTGGTGGTGCGCGCTGGCAATGCTGGCGGCGTCTTGGTGGCTCTCAACGGCGGCGAAGCCAAGGCTCTGGGGGCTCCCGGAGACGTGGAAGAAGTGACTTTTGAGCTCAACAACCCGTCAGCCGCCTTGCCGCCGACGGTGCTGGGCAGCGTGACGACGACGGCAAGTGTGATTCGCGACTAG
- a CDS encoding pseudouridine synthase: protein MTEKLQKILSQRGIASRRGAEAMILAGRVMLNGSVAFLGQRADPWRDEIRVDGALLRSEDSPQRVYLLVHKPAGFVSTCRDPQKRKTVLDLLPVSLQEGQGIHPVGRLDTDSTGALLLTNDGELTFQLTHPRHEIAKTYEVWVMGHPSASELQAWRQGVMLDGRRTLPAQVRVLCQSDDQTCLEIMLKEGRNRQIRRVAEQLGHPVKRLHRVAIGSIRLERLRRGQYRFLTPDEIAQLKMPWEPRCQKLTLTLPAQATKERDL, encoded by the coding sequence GTGACTGAAAAACTGCAAAAAATCTTGTCCCAACGGGGTATTGCTTCTCGGCGAGGGGCGGAGGCGATGATCCTGGCGGGGCGAGTAATGCTGAACGGCAGCGTGGCATTTTTGGGACAGCGCGCCGATCCCTGGCGCGATGAGATTCGGGTGGATGGAGCGCTCTTGCGTTCAGAAGACTCTCCTCAGAGAGTTTATTTGCTGGTTCACAAGCCAGCGGGCTTCGTATCCACGTGTCGAGATCCCCAGAAACGCAAAACTGTCCTGGATTTGCTGCCCGTCTCTCTCCAAGAGGGTCAGGGTATCCATCCGGTGGGGCGACTTGACACCGATTCGACTGGGGCGCTATTGCTGACTAATGATGGAGAATTGACGTTCCAGCTTACTCATCCCCGCCATGAAATCGCCAAAACCTATGAGGTATGGGTAATGGGGCATCCTTCTGCGTCTGAGCTACAGGCTTGGCGCCAAGGGGTGATGCTCGACGGGCGCCGAACCTTGCCGGCCCAAGTTCGGGTATTGTGTCAGTCGGACGATCAGACCTGCCTCGAGATCATGTTGAAAGAAGGGCGAAATCGACAAATTCGCCGTGTTGCTGAACAGCTGGGTCACCCTGTTAAACGTTTGCATCGGGTCGCCATAGGTAGTATTCGCTTGGAGCGTCTTCGCCGCGGGCAGTATCGCTTCCTCACTCCTGATGAAATTGCACAACTCAAAATGCCTTGGGAACCCCGTTGCCAAAAATTGACCCTGACTCTGCCAGCACAAGCTACAAAGGAGCGCGACTTATGA
- a CDS encoding IMS domain-containing protein, with the protein MRIPLDYYRILGLPIQATAEQLRQAHRDRMLQLPRREYSEAAIASRRHLLDEAYAVLSDVEQRKEYDARFLATTYELDAETAQALQGPEGEATELTDGPSIEIDDQHLVGALLILQELGEYELVLKLGRSYLSSDTLGLKQGRFGEPAIARADILLTVARAQLELGREHWQQGQYENAAASLQMGQELLQREGAFNEVQAEILSDLHKLRPYRILELLALPETAREERQQGLQLLQAMLQARSGIDGTGDDQSGLSIDDFLRFIQQLRDYLTAAEQQVLFEAEADRPSAVATYLAVYALLGRGFAERQPALIRRAKRLLMRLGSRQDVHLEQGVCALLLGQTEEASRALELSQEYEPLAFIREHSQGSPDMLPGLCLYAERWLQSEVFQHFRDLAQDEVSLKDYFADQQVQSYLEALPSEAEEEVVPMPRRSRAARSSVAETATPSMETVAAPAARSMPTATAAASSPPVGTEAGQTPPAVRVGRAAKGADAAAKPAAAASALAITRREGALSVADSGSGGRRRREDRVRGQLENGYRVPDLEDLPPRRPGSGSRRSPKIGPLLLLVTLALLVLGGTGWAITRAVAWLGNREPAASSANSEPLLVQLDRPILEFPPELQAASESPADLNADMAKAVINAWLAAKSSALGEEHSRDRLAQILVNPALAEWEQRAIAAERDGWHWKYQHELSVESVQVSPNDSNQASVEAQVREKADFYEQGTLNAASSYDDNLRVRYDLVRQEGEWRIQDMVVLD; encoded by the coding sequence GTGCGGATTCCGCTTGATTACTACAGAATCCTGGGACTACCGATTCAGGCAACGGCTGAACAACTTCGCCAAGCCCACCGCGATCGCATGCTTCAGCTGCCGCGACGGGAATATTCGGAAGCCGCGATCGCCTCTCGACGTCATCTGCTGGACGAAGCCTACGCTGTTCTCTCCGATGTGGAGCAGCGCAAAGAATATGATGCGCGCTTTTTGGCCACGACCTACGAGCTAGACGCTGAGACGGCCCAAGCGCTTCAAGGGCCTGAGGGTGAGGCTACGGAGCTGACAGACGGCCCCAGCATCGAGATTGATGATCAGCATTTGGTGGGCGCACTGCTGATTCTCCAAGAACTGGGCGAATACGAGCTGGTGCTCAAGCTTGGGCGATCGTATTTGAGCAGTGATACCCTCGGGCTCAAGCAGGGGCGCTTTGGTGAGCCGGCGATCGCCCGGGCAGATATCCTCCTGACGGTGGCTCGAGCCCAGCTGGAGCTGGGGCGTGAGCACTGGCAGCAAGGCCAGTACGAGAATGCAGCGGCCTCTTTGCAGATGGGCCAAGAGCTGCTTCAGCGCGAGGGGGCCTTCAACGAGGTCCAAGCCGAAATTCTTTCGGATCTGCACAAGCTGCGTCCCTACCGGATTTTGGAGCTGCTGGCCCTGCCAGAGACGGCGCGAGAGGAGCGCCAGCAAGGCCTTCAGCTATTGCAGGCCATGCTGCAAGCGCGCAGTGGCATCGATGGCACCGGAGACGATCAGTCGGGCCTGAGCATTGACGATTTTCTGCGGTTCATTCAGCAGCTCCGGGACTATCTCACAGCGGCTGAGCAGCAGGTTTTGTTTGAGGCAGAGGCCGATCGTCCCTCTGCCGTGGCGACTTATCTGGCGGTGTATGCCTTGCTGGGGCGCGGCTTTGCAGAGCGTCAGCCTGCCTTGATCCGGCGAGCCAAGCGGCTGCTGATGCGCCTAGGGAGCCGGCAGGATGTCCACCTCGAGCAAGGGGTGTGCGCCTTGCTGCTGGGGCAAACCGAAGAAGCCAGTCGAGCCCTAGAACTGAGCCAGGAGTATGAGCCTCTGGCCTTTATTCGAGAGCATTCCCAAGGATCGCCGGATATGCTGCCGGGCCTGTGCCTCTATGCGGAGCGCTGGCTGCAGTCGGAGGTGTTTCAGCACTTTCGCGACCTGGCCCAAGATGAGGTGTCCCTGAAGGATTATTTTGCCGATCAGCAGGTGCAGTCCTACCTAGAGGCTCTGCCCAGCGAAGCGGAAGAGGAAGTAGTGCCGATGCCGCGGCGATCGCGGGCTGCCCGCAGCAGCGTGGCGGAGACCGCTACGCCGTCGATGGAGACGGTGGCAGCGCCCGCTGCGCGCTCGATGCCGACAGCGACAGCCGCCGCATCGTCCCCGCCCGTGGGCACAGAAGCAGGCCAAACGCCCCCAGCGGTGCGCGTGGGCCGCGCTGCCAAAGGCGCTGATGCGGCAGCCAAGCCTGCCGCTGCGGCTTCGGCCTTGGCCATCACGCGGCGCGAGGGGGCGCTGAGCGTTGCGGATTCCGGCAGCGGTGGCCGTCGCCGCCGCGAGGATCGGGTACGAGGCCAGCTCGAGAACGGCTATCGAGTTCCAGACCTAGAAGACCTGCCGCCCCGTCGACCGGGCAGCGGCTCGCGGCGATCGCCTAAGATCGGTCCGCTGCTGCTGCTGGTGACCCTTGCGCTGCTGGTTTTGGGTGGCACCGGCTGGGCCATCACGCGGGCTGTTGCCTGGCTGGGCAACCGGGAGCCTGCCGCCTCCTCGGCCAACTCAGAGCCTTTGCTGGTTCAGCTAGATCGGCCGATTCTAGAATTTCCGCCTGAGCTGCAAGCTGCTAGCGAGAGCCCAGCCGATCTCAACGCGGACATGGCCAAAGCCGTGATCAACGCCTGGCTAGCTGCCAAATCCTCGGCCCTGGGCGAGGAGCACTCTCGCGATCGCTTGGCCCAGATTTTGGTCAACCCAGCCCTGGCGGAATGGGAACAGCGGGCGATCGCAGCCGAGCGTGATGGCTGGCACTGGAAGTACCAGCACGAACTCTCGGTGGAATCTGTGCAGGTGAGCCCCAACGATTCCAACCAGGCCAGCGTCGAAGCCCAGGTTCGAGAAAAAGCGGATTTCTATGAACAGGGGACCCTCAACGCCGCTTCCTCCTACGATGACAATTTGCGAGTTCGCTACGATCTGGTGCGCCAGGAAGGAGAATGGCGAATTCAGGATATGGTAGTCCTGGACTAA
- the malQ gene encoding 4-alpha-glucanotransferase has protein sequence MDFPRSSGILLHPTSLPGRFGIGDMGPAAYEFVDFLVASGQQIWQVLPLGPTGYGNSPYLSYSAAAGNPLLISLEVLQQAGHLSEADLAQLPEFPADTVDFDRVIATKFPLLRLASDHFRDHASPEERGEFEAFCGDESYWLDDYAFFMALKDAHGDLPWNQWDEAIARRDPAALEEWRSRLANDIFFRQYTQFEFFRQWAKLRAYANQQRILIVGDIPFYVAHDSADVWAQPDNFCLDEETGAAALMAGVPPDYFSATGQLWGNPVYNWEHLEAQGFQWWVQRFKALLRYVDVIRIDHFRGFEAYWAVPMGEETAVNGEWIKAPGETFFQVLGDRLGKLPIVAEDLGVITPEVEALRDQFGFPGMKILQFAFGSGPGNPYLPFNYQGSKWIVYTGTHDNNTTLGWFSQCGHHEKEGLLHYLGCTGPHGIHWDMIRLALSSTACQAIIPLQDVLGLGSEGRMNTPSESHGNWGWRYHAGALTPELRDRLRGMTETYGRLPH, from the coding sequence ATGGATTTTCCTAGATCAAGCGGTATCTTGCTGCATCCGACGTCCCTGCCCGGCCGCTTTGGCATTGGCGATATGGGACCTGCAGCGTACGAATTTGTCGATTTCTTAGTAGCCAGCGGTCAGCAGATTTGGCAGGTGTTGCCCCTAGGCCCCACCGGCTACGGCAACTCGCCTTATCTGTCCTACTCAGCAGCGGCCGGCAACCCGCTGCTAATCAGCCTCGAGGTGTTGCAGCAGGCAGGGCACCTCAGCGAGGCGGATCTGGCCCAGCTGCCCGAATTTCCGGCAGACACTGTGGACTTCGATCGGGTGATTGCCACCAAGTTTCCGCTGCTGCGTCTGGCCAGCGACCATTTTCGAGATCACGCATCTCCAGAGGAAAGGGGCGAATTTGAGGCCTTCTGCGGTGACGAAAGCTATTGGCTAGATGACTACGCCTTCTTCATGGCGCTGAAGGACGCCCACGGCGATCTGCCCTGGAACCAGTGGGATGAGGCGATCGCCCGCCGCGACCCCGCCGCTCTAGAAGAATGGCGATCGCGCCTTGCCAACGACATTTTCTTCCGGCAGTACACCCAGTTTGAGTTTTTCCGGCAGTGGGCCAAGCTGCGGGCCTACGCCAACCAGCAACGAATTTTGATTGTTGGAGATATTCCCTTCTACGTCGCCCACGACAGCGCAGACGTTTGGGCTCAACCGGACAACTTCTGCCTCGATGAGGAAACGGGGGCAGCGGCTCTGATGGCGGGCGTTCCGCCAGACTATTTCAGCGCCACCGGTCAGCTCTGGGGCAACCCGGTCTACAACTGGGAGCATCTGGAGGCTCAGGGCTTTCAGTGGTGGGTTCAGCGCTTCAAGGCGCTTCTGCGCTACGTCGATGTGATTCGCATTGACCACTTCCGGGGCTTCGAGGCCTACTGGGCCGTCCCCATGGGCGAGGAAACTGCCGTCAACGGCGAGTGGATCAAGGCCCCCGGCGAGACCTTTTTCCAGGTGTTGGGCGATCGCCTTGGCAAGCTGCCGATCGTGGCCGAAGATTTGGGCGTGATCACCCCCGAAGTAGAGGCGCTGCGGGATCAGTTCGGCTTCCCAGGCATGAAGATTTTGCAGTTTGCCTTTGGGTCCGGCCCCGGCAACCCCTACCTGCCCTTCAACTACCAGGGCTCCAAGTGGATCGTGTACACCGGCACCCACGACAACAACACCACCTTGGGCTGGTTCTCCCAGTGCGGCCACCACGAGAAGGAAGGCCTGCTGCACTATCTGGGCTGCACTGGCCCCCACGGCATCCACTGGGACATGATTCGCTTGGCCCTCAGCTCCACTGCCTGCCAAGCCATCATCCCGCTTCAGGACGTCTTGGGGCTGGGCAGCGAAGGCCGCATGAACACGCCGAGCGAGAGTCATGGCAACTGGGGCTGGCGCTATCACGCTGGCGCGCTGACGCCAGAATTGCGCGATCGCCTGCGCGGCATGACCGAGACCTACGGCCGCCTGCCCCACTAG